The genomic stretch GACGATCATCTCCTCGGACGCGTGGTCCATGTCGGTGACGAGGTTTCCGCGGCCGTCCTTGAAGCGGACGCGGAGCAGGCCGCCGAAGCGGCGCCGAAGGAAATCGCCCGCGCGGACGGCGGTCCGCCGCGCGAATTCGAGGGCTCGGAGGGACAGATCGGCTCGAGGCATCGGAGGCCGCGACAATAGAGCAATTCCGCGGGGGGATGTCAACGATGGCGCCGGGGCGGACGCTCTGTTATAATTCCCGCCCCATGCGCGGCCTCTGGAACGGCGAAGCGACCGTGCTCGGCCAGGTCCGCTACGCGCCCAACTGCTGGAAGATCACCCTCGAAGTTCCCGCCCGGGATCCGATCGACGCGGGTCAGTTCTGCCACATCCTGACGGATGAAGCGCTGGATCCGCTGCTGCGCCGTCCGTTCAGCTACTGGGACGCGGCGGCCGCCCCGGGGGGCGGCACGCGGGTGGATCTTCTCTACACGGTGGTGGGCCGGGGGACGGAGCTTCTTTCCCGCCGCCGGCCGGGCGACCGGGTGGGATACCTCGGTCCGCTCGGAATCGGGTTGACGCCGGCGTCCTCGGGGACGTGCGTCTTCGTGGCCGGCGGGGTGGGCATCGTTCCGTTCTACCTTTTTTCGCGCCGGCTGGCGGCGGGGGGCCA from Planctomycetota bacterium encodes the following:
- a CDS encoding NAD-dependent dihydroorotate dehydrogenase B electron transfer subunit, with amino-acid sequence MRGLWNGEATVLGQVRYAPNCWKITLEVPARDPIDAGQFCHILTDEALDPLLRRPFSYWDAAAAPGGGTRVDLLYTVVGRGTELLSRRRPGDRVGYLGPLGIGLTPASSGTCVFVAGGVGIVPFYLFSRRLAAGG